A single window of Gemmatimonadaceae bacterium DNA harbors:
- the pal gene encoding peptidoglycan-associated lipoprotein Pal: MSTSRRVLTVVVGLVLLASACKKAKPTAAPTPAPTPSQPAATGSTSSPATSAPAPTADANASAVAAALATLTGVIYFEYDQDALSVEAQSQLDGKLGVLVANPGVSIRLTGHADERGSDEYNLALGQRRAATVKRYLTDRGISDTRVSIVSMGEERPACTEADESCWRRNRRAEVEVTSGSVTAPARR, encoded by the coding sequence ATGTCGACTTCGCGCCGCGTCCTCACTGTCGTCGTCGGTCTCGTCCTGCTCGCTAGCGCGTGCAAGAAGGCGAAACCCACCGCAGCGCCCACGCCCGCACCAACGCCCTCTCAGCCGGCCGCCACCGGCTCGACTTCTTCACCCGCGACGAGCGCCCCGGCTCCGACGGCCGACGCCAACGCCTCGGCGGTTGCCGCCGCGCTCGCCACGCTGACCGGCGTGATCTATTTCGAATACGATCAGGACGCCCTGAGCGTCGAGGCCCAGTCGCAGCTCGACGGCAAGCTCGGCGTACTCGTCGCCAACCCGGGCGTGAGCATTCGCCTCACCGGCCACGCTGACGAACGGGGCTCTGACGAGTACAACCTCGCACTCGGCCAGCGCCGCGCCGCTACCGTCAAGCGATACCTCACTGACCGCGGGATCTCGGACACACGCGTGTCGATCGTGTCCATGGGTGAGGAGCGCCCGGCCTGCACCGAGGCCGACGAGTCGTGCTGGCGCCGCAACCGCCGCGCCGAGGTCGAGGTGACGAGCGGCAGCGTCACCGCTCCGGCCCGTCGTTAG
- a CDS encoding SGNH/GDSL hydrolase family protein, with product MAGLFLVTAPLDAQSADERLRTDWAYLQRYREANAALPAPRADESRVVFYGNSITEGWAGYFEAMFPGKPYIGRGIGGQTTPQMLVRFRQDVVALAPRVVVILAGTNDIAGNTGPATLAMIEQNIASMTEIAQANGIRVVLCSVLPVFDYPWRRGLEPAGKIVALNTMIRALAARRGATYVDYHSAMADERLGLPRGLAADGVHPTEAGYRVMVPLVERGIAQALLGTR from the coding sequence ATGGCCGGCCTGTTCCTCGTCACCGCACCACTCGACGCCCAGTCCGCCGACGAGCGGCTGCGCACGGACTGGGCCTACCTGCAGCGCTATCGTGAGGCGAACGCCGCACTGCCGGCCCCTCGCGCCGACGAGTCGCGCGTCGTCTTCTATGGGAACTCGATCACCGAGGGCTGGGCGGGATACTTCGAGGCAATGTTTCCCGGAAAGCCATACATCGGTCGTGGAATCGGCGGGCAGACCACACCGCAGATGCTCGTGCGATTCCGGCAGGACGTCGTTGCCCTTGCGCCGCGGGTCGTGGTCATTCTCGCCGGTACGAACGACATCGCGGGCAATACCGGCCCGGCCACCCTGGCGATGATCGAACAGAACATTGCGTCGATGACGGAGATCGCGCAGGCGAACGGAATACGGGTCGTGCTGTGTTCCGTGTTGCCGGTCTTTGACTATCCGTGGCGCCGCGGACTCGAGCCGGCCGGAAAGATCGTGGCCCTCAACACCATGATCCGCGCGCTCGCGGCCCGGCGAGGCGCGACGTACGTGGACTACCACTCCGCGATGGCCGATGAGCGCCTCGGGCTTCCCCGGGGCCTCGCGGCCGATGGGGTGCATCCCACCGAAGCGGGCTACCGCGTGATGGTACCGCTCGTCGAGCGAGGAATCGCCCAGGCGCTGTTGGGGACCCGATGA
- a CDS encoding CopD family protein has protein sequence MVEAVTAASVAAVLRWIAFVAASIVCGVTASRFLLPREGPHPTQRVAALVRTAALAIIATLAGRMAQQALAFAAEPSGAWAMVPVLLGTPWGWAWAGQAAGAITLALRPGLIATSSRAFVAWLVTGVVVAAPAFQGHAFGAPRLSGYATAADVVHLVAAGLWIGTLFVIVVDRLPGSTPASAGVVIRAFSPWALTSAATLGATGVFASWLHVGTLPALWGSSYGRMVLLKLSLVAAVAVVGAINWRRLTPGLLRPDGVQRLAASARVELALAAAVFAATAVLVATPLPGE, from the coding sequence ATGGTCGAGGCAGTTACGGCGGCGAGTGTGGCCGCCGTCCTGCGCTGGATCGCGTTCGTGGCGGCGTCGATCGTCTGCGGCGTCACCGCGAGCCGCTTCCTGCTGCCGCGTGAGGGACCCCACCCCACCCAGCGGGTGGCAGCGCTGGTTCGGACCGCGGCGCTGGCGATCATCGCGACGCTCGCTGGTCGCATGGCGCAGCAGGCCCTGGCCTTTGCCGCGGAGCCTTCGGGTGCATGGGCGATGGTCCCCGTCCTGTTGGGAACACCCTGGGGATGGGCGTGGGCCGGCCAGGCCGCTGGCGCGATCACGCTCGCCCTTCGTCCGGGGCTGATTGCCACGTCGTCGCGTGCCTTCGTGGCGTGGCTCGTGACCGGCGTTGTTGTAGCGGCGCCGGCCTTTCAGGGACACGCCTTCGGGGCGCCGCGGCTGAGCGGGTACGCGACGGCGGCCGACGTCGTGCACCTGGTCGCTGCGGGGCTCTGGATCGGTACGCTCTTCGTCATCGTCGTCGACCGGCTGCCCGGCAGCACGCCAGCGTCGGCGGGAGTGGTGATCCGGGCCTTTTCGCCCTGGGCCCTGACGAGCGCGGCCACGTTAGGCGCGACCGGCGTCTTTGCCTCATGGCTGCACGTGGGCACGCTGCCGGCGCTCTGGGGATCGAGCTATGGCCGCATGGTGCTGCTCAAGCTGTCGCTCGTCGCCGCGGTGGCCGTAGTCGGAGCCATCAACTGGCGGCGGCTCACTCCCGGGCTCCTGCGACCGGACGGCGTGCAACGGCTCGCGGCATCGGCCCGCGTGGAACTGGCGCTCGCTGCCGCGGTGTTTGCCGCCACGGCCGTGCTGGTCGCCACGCCCCTGCCGGGCGAGTAG
- a CDS encoding PaaI family thioesterase: MTAIQDLYPDDFAHCHGCGRLNTHGLHLRSEWQDGEGVARFQPAPHHIALPGFVYGGLLACLADCHAMATAAAATMIAAGAVPGRDETPRFVTASLHVDYRRPTPLGPELVLRSRAVEVSERKVVVELGVFADDVECVHARVVAVRAPSTMRPRP, from the coding sequence ATGACCGCGATTCAGGATCTGTATCCCGACGATTTTGCGCACTGCCATGGGTGCGGCCGACTCAACACCCATGGGCTGCACCTCAGGAGCGAGTGGCAGGACGGTGAAGGCGTGGCGCGCTTCCAGCCAGCTCCGCACCACATCGCGCTCCCCGGTTTTGTCTACGGTGGACTGCTTGCCTGTCTGGCCGACTGCCACGCGATGGCGACCGCGGCGGCCGCCACGATGATTGCGGCGGGCGCCGTGCCGGGCCGCGACGAGACGCCGCGCTTCGTGACGGCATCACTCCATGTGGATTATCGGCGCCCTACGCCACTCGGCCCTGAACTCGTGTTGCGCTCGCGCGCCGTCGAAGTCAGCGAGCGCAAGGTCGTGGTGGAACTCGGCGTGTTCGCCGATGACGTCGAATGCGTCCATGCGCGCGTCGTCGCGGTACGCGCCCCATCCACGATGCGCCCGCGGCCCTGA
- a CDS encoding class I SAM-dependent methyltransferase produces the protein MPVRPASHYDKAYFDKWYRQSRTRVKSRLDIDRQLAFVISATEYLLERPVTKVLDVGAGEGNWSVALRRLRPRAKYFGVDPSTYAVERYGKRRNIRLGGFGNVGTLGLPDDFDLILCCGVMNYVSARELARGLDALTYLCVGAAYFEIFSSADDATGDFTRSAARSPASWRRLLRRTGWEALGMHLYLRSDMAGIASALERAR, from the coding sequence ATGCCGGTTCGCCCCGCGAGTCACTACGACAAAGCCTACTTCGACAAGTGGTATCGTCAGTCACGCACGCGCGTGAAGTCGCGGCTCGATATCGATCGCCAGCTCGCGTTCGTCATCAGCGCCACCGAATACCTGCTCGAGCGGCCGGTGACGAAGGTGCTCGACGTTGGAGCGGGCGAAGGCAACTGGAGCGTCGCGCTCAGGCGTCTGCGGCCCCGAGCGAAGTACTTCGGTGTGGATCCCTCGACCTACGCGGTGGAGCGGTACGGAAAGCGCCGCAACATCCGCCTGGGCGGCTTTGGCAACGTCGGCACCCTGGGCCTGCCCGACGACTTCGACCTGATTCTTTGCTGCGGCGTGATGAACTATGTGAGCGCCCGCGAGCTGGCGCGCGGGCTCGACGCGCTCACGTATCTCTGCGTCGGGGCCGCGTACTTCGAAATCTTCAGCTCGGCCGATGACGCCACGGGCGACTTTACACGCTCGGCGGCCCGCTCTCCGGCGTCGTGGCGCCGCCTGCTGCGACGGACCGGGTGGGAAGCGCTCGGCATGCACCTGTACCTGCGCAGCGACATGGCCGGCATTGCCTCGGCGCTGGAGCGCGCGCGTTAG
- a CDS encoding dodecin domain-containing protein: MSVAKVTEIISSSPTSFDDAIHKGIERAHKTLRNVEGAWVASMKVECSNGKIVAYRVNMKVTFVLTD, encoded by the coding sequence ATGTCCGTGGCCAAGGTCACCGAGATCATTTCGTCGTCGCCCACGTCCTTCGACGATGCGATCCACAAGGGCATCGAACGCGCCCACAAGACGCTGCGCAACGTGGAGGGCGCGTGGGTCGCGAGCATGAAGGTCGAGTGCAGCAACGGCAAGATCGTCGCGTACCGAGTCAACATGAAGGTCACTTTCGTGCTCACTGACTGA
- a CDS encoding ZIP family metal transporter, producing MTWSGSLAAVALISAIPMAAMMLASWRASRLERLIPRLVPIAAGALAGAAFFHLIPESLAAKGGRGTWLLGLTGFAVFLVVDRLVHRASVEATTGSASALGASGLLPLAMAGDALHNVIDGMLIAAAYLGDASLGILTAAAIALHELPRELGTFAILVRGGMSVRRALAFNALTAAGAVAGALATLTLGTRVAAIGTALVPFAAGTFVYLAGAIARAEYQATASRTDGVRKLALALIGLVVTAVTLRG from the coding sequence ATGACCTGGTCCGGCAGTCTCGCCGCCGTCGCCCTCATCTCGGCCATCCCCATGGCCGCGATGATGCTGGCGTCGTGGCGCGCGTCGCGCCTCGAACGGCTGATCCCTCGCCTGGTGCCCATCGCCGCGGGCGCGCTCGCGGGGGCAGCGTTCTTTCACCTCATCCCCGAGTCGTTGGCCGCCAAGGGCGGGCGCGGCACGTGGCTCCTCGGTCTCACGGGCTTTGCGGTGTTTCTCGTGGTCGACCGACTCGTGCATCGCGCGAGCGTCGAGGCGACCACCGGCTCGGCGTCGGCGCTCGGAGCCTCGGGCCTCCTGCCGCTCGCCATGGCCGGCGATGCGCTTCACAACGTGATCGACGGCATGCTGATCGCCGCTGCCTACCTCGGCGATGCATCGCTTGGCATCCTCACGGCCGCGGCGATCGCCCTGCACGAGTTGCCCCGCGAGCTGGGAACGTTCGCGATCCTCGTCCGGGGTGGCATGAGTGTGCGCAGGGCGCTGGCGTTCAATGCGCTCACCGCGGCGGGCGCGGTGGCGGGAGCGCTCGCCACCCTCACGCTCGGGACGCGGGTGGCCGCGATCGGCACGGCACTCGTGCCGTTTGCGGCCGGGACGTTCGTCTACCTGGCTGGCGCGATCGCGCGCGCGGAGTACCAGGCCACGGCGTCACGCACCGATGGCGTGCGCAAGCTCGCGCTCGCGCTGATTGGACTGGTCGTCACCGCGGTGACGCTACGGGGGTGA
- a CDS encoding tetratricopeptide repeat protein — protein MTALAARHCFVSALLALAVGPAAALAQAPNNPAWVDSVAGLIARGTMAMDIQAFDQAIGMVDRVLAITPSGGVMLHYKGYALYRKASLMLARRARGSEIKPMLEEANDVLERSAAVLDWPETRALRAAILGQLIRTGGMLTVMRLGPRANDEFKEAMRLDPANPRVLMLRGVSAIYKPRMFGGGRDKAERDLRKALELFETDHPVSPAPSWGHAEAFGWLGQVLALDGKVDDARQAYQRALALEPQNGWVQDALLPALDSLKR, from the coding sequence ATGACTGCCCTCGCTGCACGACACTGCTTCGTAAGCGCGCTGCTGGCCCTGGCCGTTGGCCCCGCTGCGGCGCTTGCGCAGGCGCCGAACAATCCGGCCTGGGTCGACTCGGTCGCCGGACTCATCGCCCGCGGCACGATGGCCATGGACATCCAGGCGTTCGATCAAGCCATTGGCATGGTCGATCGCGTCCTCGCCATCACGCCCTCGGGCGGAGTGATGTTGCACTACAAGGGCTACGCCCTCTACAGGAAGGCGAGCCTCATGCTGGCACGCCGGGCCAGGGGATCCGAGATCAAGCCCATGCTCGAGGAGGCGAACGATGTGCTCGAGCGGTCAGCGGCCGTGCTCGACTGGCCGGAGACGCGCGCGCTGCGCGCCGCCATTCTTGGTCAGCTCATCCGCACTGGTGGCATGCTGACGGTCATGCGACTTGGCCCTCGGGCAAACGACGAGTTCAAGGAGGCGATGCGTCTCGATCCGGCAAACCCGCGCGTGCTGATGCTCCGCGGGGTCTCCGCCATCTACAAGCCCAGGATGTTCGGCGGCGGTCGTGACAAGGCGGAACGCGACCTGCGCAAGGCACTCGAGTTGTTCGAAACGGACCACCCAGTGTCGCCCGCGCCGTCGTGGGGCCACGCCGAGGCGTTTGGGTGGCTGGGTCAGGTGCTGGCGCTGGACGGGAAGGTCGACGACGCCCGACAGGCCTACCAGCGGGCACTGGCACTCGAACCGCAGAACGGCTGGGTGCAGGACGCGCTGCTCCCCGCGCTCGACTCCCTGAAGCGTTAG
- a CDS encoding copper resistance protein CopC: MPSRRSVLRRLAAALVVVASVGAIAAVAPAYASARLHLYLVKSEPSKGDTVATPKAVKLWFSEAATIAVTTVRLTGPDGKNVALGKPTFTGDVKQPVEVAVTGAVSTGRYTVAYKTASGDMHPVTGEFTFVVR; encoded by the coding sequence ATGCCGTCTCGCCGCTCCGTACTTCGTCGTCTGGCCGCCGCGCTCGTGGTCGTTGCCTCCGTCGGCGCCATCGCCGCCGTGGCCCCGGCCTACGCATCCGCTCGCCTTCACCTGTACCTCGTGAAGTCGGAGCCATCCAAGGGCGACACGGTAGCGACACCAAAGGCCGTGAAGCTCTGGTTCTCCGAGGCGGCGACGATCGCGGTGACCACGGTGCGACTGACGGGTCCCGATGGCAAGAACGTGGCCCTCGGCAAGCCCACCTTTACCGGCGACGTCAAGCAGCCCGTGGAGGTGGCCGTGACCGGCGCCGTGAGCACCGGCCGGTACACGGTCGCCTACAAGACCGCATCCGGGGATATGCATCCCGTTACCGGCGAGTTCACCTTCGTCGTTCGTTAG
- a CDS encoding amidohydrolase family protein — MPSLVSRLLVGALVVVPIGATAQLRTDVLIRGGRVIDGTGAAARVADVGITGNRITFLGDARVSGVSAARTIDATGLVVTPGFIDPHTHTAADLASPQRARRHNAAYLMQGVTTVVTGNDGGGPVDVGAALARYGADSIGTNAALFVGFGTLRGRVLGASSSAASPSQLDAMRRMVARAMDGGALGLSTGLYYAPQSYASTEEVIAVAREAASRGGVYDSHLRDESSYTIGLVGAVAEAIRVGREARMPVHIAHIKALGVDVWGRSDSVIAMIRAARAAGQDVTADQYPYPASGTAVGAALLPRWAEAGGRDSLRKRAADPATRERLLSDMRENLRRRNGAGALLITESSRRDIAGKTLEQIAAARGVEPVIAGLDIILGGDASVASFNMHEDDIVHFMREDFVMTGSDGSDGHPRKYGTYPLKLRTYVLDKHVIPLETFVRRSSADVARAFGIANRGTLTVGAFADVLVFDPTRVRERSTYESPTLLAEGMSYVFVNGAAAVDGGKLTTVLAGRGLWRGVE; from the coding sequence ATGCCGTCCCTGGTTTCGCGTTTGCTGGTCGGGGCACTGGTGGTCGTACCGATCGGTGCGACGGCCCAGTTGCGAACGGATGTGTTGATCCGCGGTGGTCGCGTGATCGACGGCACCGGGGCCGCTGCGCGCGTCGCCGACGTCGGCATCACGGGCAACCGCATCACGTTTCTCGGTGATGCACGGGTGTCCGGCGTGTCGGCGGCGCGCACGATCGACGCGACCGGCCTGGTCGTGACTCCGGGCTTCATCGACCCGCACACGCATACCGCTGCCGACCTCGCCAGTCCGCAGCGCGCGCGCCGGCACAACGCGGCGTACCTGATGCAAGGCGTCACCACGGTCGTGACCGGAAACGACGGTGGTGGCCCGGTGGACGTGGGCGCAGCGCTCGCCAGGTATGGCGCCGACAGCATCGGGACCAATGCGGCACTCTTTGTCGGCTTCGGCACACTCCGCGGTCGCGTGCTCGGCGCGAGTAGCAGCGCGGCATCGCCGTCGCAGCTCGACGCCATGCGACGCATGGTCGCGCGAGCGATGGACGGAGGCGCGCTCGGCCTCAGCACTGGCCTGTACTACGCACCGCAGAGCTACGCCTCGACCGAAGAGGTGATCGCCGTCGCCAGGGAGGCCGCGTCCCGTGGCGGCGTATACGATTCCCACCTGCGTGACGAGAGTTCGTACACCATCGGGCTCGTGGGCGCGGTCGCCGAGGCCATCCGCGTTGGTCGCGAGGCGCGAATGCCCGTGCACATCGCCCACATCAAGGCGCTTGGCGTCGACGTGTGGGGGCGGAGTGACTCGGTCATCGCCATGATCCGGGCGGCGCGCGCCGCCGGCCAGGACGTGACCGCAGATCAGTACCCATACCCCGCCAGCGGGACCGCCGTGGGGGCGGCGCTCCTGCCGCGCTGGGCGGAGGCGGGTGGGCGAGATTCCCTGCGCAAGCGTGCGGCCGATCCGGCCACTCGCGAGCGACTGCTCTCCGACATGCGCGAGAACCTTCGGCGACGCAACGGCGCAGGCGCGCTGCTCATTACCGAGAGCTCGCGCCGAGACATTGCCGGCAAGACGCTGGAGCAGATCGCCGCGGCACGCGGCGTGGAACCCGTGATCGCCGGGCTCGACATCATCCTTGGCGGCGACGCGTCGGTGGCGTCGTTCAACATGCATGAGGACGACATCGTGCACTTCATGCGCGAGGACTTCGTGATGACCGGCAGCGACGGTTCGGATGGTCACCCGCGCAAGTACGGCACGTATCCGCTCAAGCTTCGGACGTACGTGCTCGACAAGCACGTGATCCCGCTCGAGACGTTCGTGCGACGGAGCAGCGCAGATGTGGCGCGCGCGTTCGGCATTGCCAACCGCGGCACCCTCACCGTGGGCGCGTTCGCCGACGTCCTGGTGTTCGACCCGACCCGGGTACGCGAGCGCTCGACCTACGAATCGCCCACTCTCCTGGCCGAAGGCATGTCGTACGTGTTCGTGAACGGCGCAGCCGCCGTGGATGGTGGAAAGCTCACCACCGTGCTGGCCGGTCGCGGGCTCTGGCGCGGTGTGGAGTAG
- a CDS encoding transcriptional repressor, which translates to MERRTRQRQAIEAALAAAERPLTPVEVLDAARHHVPQLGLATVYRALRALIQDGAAHLVEIPGTPPRYETAHLGHHHHFHCRQCHRLYEVEGCPGNLARYAPPGFRLDGHDVVLYGRCAQCGAA; encoded by the coding sequence ATGGAACGACGCACCCGGCAACGGCAGGCCATCGAAGCGGCGCTCGCAGCGGCGGAACGTCCCCTGACGCCGGTCGAGGTCCTCGACGCGGCCCGGCACCACGTGCCGCAACTGGGGCTCGCCACCGTGTATCGCGCGCTGCGCGCGCTGATCCAGGACGGGGCCGCTCACCTCGTGGAGATCCCCGGCACGCCACCGCGCTACGAAACCGCGCACCTCGGGCACCACCACCATTTCCATTGTCGTCAGTGCCATCGGTTGTACGAGGTCGAGGGATGCCCAGGCAACCTTGCCCGGTACGCGCCTCCCGGGTTTCGACTCGATGGGCACGACGTCGTGCTCTACGGGCGGTGCGCGCAATGCGGCGCGGCGTGA
- a CDS encoding PD40 domain-containing protein, which produces MLVVLGMTGSASLHAQVPLTTRLNTLQHPPGLSWDRLDAPHFTVIHPRPLGAEAQRVARLLEAAYPSLQASLGAAPPRIPVVLANQSMVANAYVAWSPRRSQWYTAPNPTVDAFGPMEWFTLLARHEGRHVVQQEAVRSGWVGLAARLFGDNTLSTLGSIYFPAWFWEGDAVGMETALSAMGRGRQPAFTARMRALTAEGAPYEYYPAWQGTYRTALPDWYEQGYVITSWVRRHYGDSAWRRVIRRATRNPLAPWALSMALKRETGRAIPAVHRAAVAEIDSMWREQRAAIAETPAEIRSPAAPDYRVWSQPQYAGDGSVIAAYSDLNTVSQIVRLRGDRREVLVERAGLFGDLQFHVRGDRAVWAEYEADSRWGERSYLVLKRLDLSTGKVTRLTDRSRYYGPQLSPDGQRIVAVEFTPERRSRLVILDAASGAVMQRLPDERATLVTPTFTSDGRGLLVVRIDEVRGNALVRVSLDGGAERTLIDYVPWGISRPQAVQDLVVFGSPRSGLDGIWAVDSLGGATWRVASRRFGASWPAPSADGRRLLFSDYGPRGYDIAEAPLDRSRFQPASDVPLHEVLFADSVVAQESRLVRVVPIEVETFPVRPFRGWSRAFDFHSRTIAPTSDDLNTGLAIESRNLLNTFGMNLGVTFNTNERTFAVETGASYAGWPVIVDGSARLGSRTSSFVDSAGTARRFGWDERSVNLAARLPLTRLNGQRRQSLVATVGVGLTDIANQPVRFRFDQNDGTFMPVSYVLAASHVRAAAFRDLFQTGVSAFGVYRHTPESSDTDSHIAALRTTAIVPGVFANHGIVLEAGHEEQRPTNYRFSSEVPFPRGFGRRYADRLTRIGVSYAMPLWYPDLAIGPLLYVRRVQGAVLGDAARASDRANTRVVQYRAVGGEVTADVAPFGTRSTMRLGVRLMQRLTQDRKAVAEFVLTLPQ; this is translated from the coding sequence ATGCTGGTGGTGCTCGGCATGACCGGCTCGGCGAGTCTGCATGCGCAGGTACCGCTGACGACGCGCCTCAACACGCTGCAGCATCCGCCCGGGTTGTCCTGGGACCGACTCGACGCGCCCCACTTCACGGTCATCCATCCGCGCCCGTTAGGCGCCGAGGCGCAGCGTGTGGCGAGGCTCCTCGAGGCGGCTTATCCATCGCTGCAGGCGAGTCTCGGCGCTGCACCGCCACGCATCCCGGTGGTGCTCGCCAATCAGTCGATGGTTGCCAACGCCTACGTCGCCTGGTCGCCGCGGCGCTCCCAATGGTACACCGCGCCCAATCCCACCGTGGACGCCTTCGGGCCCATGGAGTGGTTCACGCTCCTCGCCAGGCACGAGGGCCGCCACGTGGTCCAGCAGGAGGCGGTGCGCAGCGGCTGGGTTGGGTTGGCCGCGCGATTGTTCGGTGACAATACGCTTTCGACCCTGGGCAGCATCTACTTCCCAGCGTGGTTCTGGGAGGGCGATGCGGTTGGGATGGAAACGGCGCTCTCGGCGATGGGACGTGGCCGGCAGCCCGCGTTCACGGCGCGCATGCGCGCGCTCACCGCCGAGGGAGCGCCATACGAGTACTACCCGGCGTGGCAGGGGACGTATCGCACCGCGCTGCCCGATTGGTATGAGCAGGGATACGTCATCACGAGCTGGGTCCGTCGGCACTACGGTGACTCGGCGTGGCGGCGCGTCATCCGGCGTGCCACGCGCAATCCGCTGGCGCCGTGGGCGCTCAGCATGGCGCTCAAACGCGAGACCGGACGTGCAATCCCGGCCGTTCATCGCGCCGCTGTCGCCGAGATCGATTCCATGTGGCGCGAGCAGCGCGCCGCGATCGCCGAAACGCCCGCCGAGATCAGATCGCCGGCCGCTCCCGACTATCGCGTCTGGTCGCAGCCGCAATACGCCGGTGATGGCAGCGTCATCGCCGCGTACTCCGACCTCAACACCGTATCGCAGATCGTTCGGCTGCGCGGCGATCGTCGCGAGGTCCTGGTGGAGCGCGCGGGCCTCTTTGGCGACCTGCAGTTTCACGTGCGAGGTGATCGCGCGGTGTGGGCAGAATACGAAGCCGATTCCCGCTGGGGCGAACGCAGCTATCTCGTGCTCAAGCGCCTCGACCTTTCCACGGGCAAGGTCACACGCCTCACCGACCGCTCGCGGTACTACGGCCCCCAGCTCTCCCCCGACGGGCAGCGCATCGTTGCCGTCGAGTTCACGCCCGAACGTCGCTCGCGCCTCGTGATCCTCGACGCGGCTTCGGGCGCGGTGATGCAGCGGCTGCCTGACGAGCGCGCGACGCTGGTCACGCCGACCTTCACGTCCGACGGGCGCGGCCTGTTGGTGGTGCGCATCGACGAGGTGCGAGGCAATGCGCTCGTCCGCGTGTCCCTCGACGGCGGGGCGGAGCGCACCCTGATCGACTACGTCCCGTGGGGCATTTCGCGACCACAGGCGGTGCAGGATCTGGTGGTCTTCGGATCGCCGCGCTCCGGGCTCGACGGCATCTGGGCGGTGGACTCGCTCGGCGGTGCCACGTGGCGTGTGGCCTCGCGAAGGTTCGGGGCCAGCTGGCCCGCGCCGTCAGCCGACGGCAGGCGCCTACTCTTCTCGGACTACGGACCACGCGGATACGACATCGCCGAAGCCCCGCTCGATCGCTCGCGCTTTCAGCCCGCGTCGGACGTGCCCCTGCACGAGGTGCTCTTTGCCGATTCGGTGGTCGCGCAGGAGTCGCGCCTCGTCAGGGTCGTCCCCATCGAGGTCGAGACATTCCCCGTGCGCCCGTTCAGGGGCTGGTCGCGCGCGTTCGACTTTCACAGTCGAACCATCGCGCCGACGAGCGACGACCTCAACACGGGCCTCGCCATCGAATCGCGCAATCTCCTCAACACCTTCGGCATGAACCTCGGTGTCACCTTCAACACCAACGAGCGCACATTCGCGGTGGAGACCGGGGCGAGCTATGCCGGGTGGCCCGTGATCGTCGACGGCAGTGCAAGACTCGGTTCTCGCACGTCGTCGTTTGTGGACAGCGCCGGCACTGCGCGCCGGTTTGGCTGGGACGAGCGCAGCGTGAATCTCGCGGCGAGGCTTCCGCTCACACGGCTCAACGGGCAGCGCCGGCAGTCGCTGGTCGCCACGGTGGGGGTCGGCCTCACCGACATTGCCAACCAGCCCGTGCGTTTCCGCTTCGACCAGAACGACGGCACGTTCATGCCGGTGTCGTATGTTCTGGCCGCGAGCCACGTGCGTGCCGCGGCATTTCGGGACCTGTTCCAGACCGGCGTGAGCGCCTTCGGCGTGTATCGCCACACGCCAGAGTCGAGCGACACCGACAGTCACATCGCTGCGCTGCGCACCACGGCCATCGTGCCGGGAGTCTTTGCCAACCACGGCATCGTCCTCGAGGCCGGCCACGAAGAGCAGCGGCCGACCAATTATCGGTTCTCCAGCGAAGTGCCGTTTCCGCGCGGTTTCGGGCGTCGGTACGCCGATCGACTGACGCGCATCGGCGTGAGCTACGCCATGCCACTGTGGTATCCCGATCTGGCAATCGGCCCGCTGCTCTACGTGCGCCGAGTGCAGGGTGCAGTGCTCGGCGACGCCGCTCGTGCGAGCGATCGTGCCAACACGCGCGTGGTGCAGTACCGCGCCGTCGGTGGCGAAGTCACGGCCGACGTTGCCCCCTTTGGCACCCGCTCCACCATGCGGCTCGGCGTGCGCCTGATGCAGCGCCTCACGCAGGACCGGAAGGCGGTCGCCGAGTTCGTCCTCACCCTCCCGCAGTAG